The following is a genomic window from Thunnus maccoyii chromosome 13, fThuMac1.1, whole genome shotgun sequence.
cgttaaaaGCCAATGTTTCTCCGACACTTTGGTGGAAAGAGGACATCcaggaggggctgctagccgagttgatgctaatgtttgctcagcttgcTTCTCTGATAACTTACGATCCAGACGTTCAGTGACTAAAATCCTGCattcagttaaaaaaatacaattaaaaacaaccaagatctaaaaaaagttatcataaaaatatggctttaaactgaataaaagtcgATTCATGACAGTTTCTGTTAGGCAACCACAACACCTAGgtattattttgtatgtatgtactcTTTGGTAGAAGGCTTTGTAGCAGACAACCACAATGCTGATGCATGTATCTTGTgtgcgtatactctttggtaaaGGGagtatgacgccattgacaggcgaccaaatgaaacggaccattaccttgattaaGATGactgatttctctgggttttaaaattgttggaaacatttgggataatgtaagtgcaaaatatataacataggtctacttgtttttagacattttgatgcagaatagttacatgATATAGCTTTAAATGGTATAGTAATGGTTTCCTACATTTTAGGCAGAGATTCATTCAGCATGTAATGAAAATCTTTTTTGAGAGTTAAAGCTTGTTGGTAATCCATCACAATAcaagttttgatgtttttaatgctgaAGGGCAATCTTATTAAATAAAGAAACCACAGAATTCACATTGTCCTTCAACAGAAGCagttaaataataaattgtTGCTTGTTCATTCTCctagtttaatttttttaaacaaggtCAACAAACAAGAAACTTTTTGCATTCAATTCCCAAATGCTTTCTGCAATGTCTCTAATATGTCTAAAGCAATCCCTGTCTGCAACGTGATCTCCATGTGATTATAACCTaagtttgacaaagaaaaattCACAGTGATCGATTACCTGTCTAATGCAGGTTTTAAATTTGCCGGAGGATTGTCATAGAGCtctaaaatgaatggaaattaTGACTTTATGGAAGGCAGGAATCCAATCTAAAAACACATGATATGCAATTAGTCGTAATACAAAACTATCAGAATAGTAAGTTAAACTGTTGTATCATTAACCAATAAACaatattatgttttaatatgtcATAATTGTATTGATTCATTTGTAGCTCAGCATTTAATgttatcatttttataattgTCAGTTGTGTTAACTGTATGATGTGTCCTGGTTTGATAGATGTAAAAGATGTGGAGGACCTCTCTCAGACTTTCCCGGATCTTGAACAGCGATTACAGGTATGCACACTGTAGCATCACATTACATTAAATAGACACCTTGTATCATTGGCAGAGCAGCagaagggaggagagacagaatatagaggagaggagaaggcaATGACGTTCAATTCACAGAGTTTTGCATTTCATGTCTGGTttcatgtgtctgtttttctctgatgTCAACAGATAGTCAGACAAGGCAATATCAAATTAAttccaccttttttaaaatattttgaaatatttttgtccTTACTATTGCTGTCACTATTGAGCTTTCCATCTTCTGTATAACTAAATCACCGATGAATTCCAGACCAGTTCTCTCAGAGAAATCATTCTGGGAAtcattaactgtaaaaaaaaacaagactggGTCATAACCCactatatggctggaccgtgtataAAATGTTTGAAGATGTATGCTTAGATCTGTTTGTTTAAAGATGGTaacttatttcattttattaatgtaaaattttgctaaaaaataaagaggaaattaaTGACATATTGCTCATTGCTCCAACTGAAAATCAGCCCAAAACACTGTCACATGTACACACCGAATAAACACATGTTCTAGCTTTTCCACCATATAGTTACAAAAAAGGTCTTCTATATTAGGAATACACGTGATAAGCAATGTGATAAGCATATAATGCCAGTTGACAGTGCATTGATTACAGTACTATGCTCACTTTGGGAGACAGGAACACTATATTTCTCTATAAAACCGTTCGTATGAATACAGAAGCCCTTCACGGTTAAATAGCTGTTTTACAAGTAAAATGTTGTTAAAccaattttcaaaaaataatgatttgtttcTGTGCGTGATATTGTCATTATTCCATAAGAAACATTTGTGAGGAGAATAGTTGTGCTTATATAGAAAGGACCAACACATAAAAGCTTATGAAAGTTGGAGAGTTTGATAGGAAGTTTACAGACAGCATAAATGCACATTATTAGGGCACATTAGGCACAGTAACTTTGATAATATGGTTGAATGAGGAAAAATCCAAAACGTTAAGACCTCTTTTTGTTAAAGACATAGACATTTTCTTCTTGCTCCTTGTGTGGcttatttttccaaataaatCTAAAGCCTGTTTAAACAAGAGCTTTTATGTTTGGTGACTTCAAGGGAGGAAAAGACATAAGAGACTCTTGTTTTTGTGTAATGAGCTTCTCAAGCGGCCCACATAGCCATCAGCCCACTGGGATTTCTCCTGTACTCCTGATGGCCAGTCCAACTCTGCCCCAGGATGACGACGGATGCTGACCGGCCGGTCATCTCAGGAGTTGGCAGctggctgctagcagctgagatgaccagCTGGCACCCGACCAGtggctcctcacatctctgaaaatgTTAGAGTAAATTTCCGAATAAGCATTATTcggataaactgaccacattttgggaatctaaatggttactttcttgctgaaaaaatattaaaacttaaagtgacataacagtcctacagcaaaaTTTACAACAGCTTTTGGCCTGGCTCATAATCTCCACCATCACCGCCATTTGGTGCAAAATgtattctgggatacttggctgtgCCAAGCTTTGGCGGCCTTcggccaaccaatggtgtagCTTCAttactcagtcagtcagtcagtcagtcagtgagggACAGACATTTGGGTTGGTAAGGCTGGCCCCACTgttgtggtccagccaaaaaataGCTGGGCAAattgagagaaaaaggagatcAAAAATTAACCtcaatataaaataaacctATTTTTCTTTAAAGCTCCATTATATTTTGGGTGGAAGCTGAAtctcaagattcaagattcaaagcttagttttagtttatcaatttagtgtttttactCATTGTGTGCTCACTCTGCTATTAGTGTTGTCATTGAATTATCCTTCAGTGTGTGCCAGTTCCAGGGTTATGTAAACCACATGTTGTTTTAGAGTATCACATGAAAATAGTAGTAGCAGGCCAATGAATGAACAAGCATACACTgtactattatattatataaaaagaaaaagctaaCAGGTTTAGTCCAGCAGGTTATTGTgatatgatttgatttgattcaacCTCCTGATCTGGAGTCATACGTGCTATCATTGCACCACAAGGATTCCTACTTTGTGAAATAAAGCATTTATAGTTGTAGAGTAATATGGAGATAAGTCACTTAAGGTCTCACTTGCCATCCTTAagcacagtgatgtcatggtgtaCTATTAGTAATATTTGCAGCACATTTCATGGACATTCAGACATTACTTTAGGAGATACTTTGTCATGGATCAAAGCACCTGGCAATGTTGGTGCACTATGAGCAAAGTCAGAGGGTTACCAAAGTCATCAGGGATTAGCCTTTTTCCAGTCTTTTAGCACAAGCTGTGATTAGAAAAATTATCAGGGAAAGGGGAATTTACTGATTACTAATTTTTTTTAGATTGCCATTCCAAACAACTGGTCCAGGTGTGCACATAGATATAGCTTGTGTGATATAACCCTCTTATTGTTTTGCTTAATAtcttctatctatctatcctcATCTAATACAGCATCTCTCTGACCTTTCCAGCCTGTGCCCCCCTGTGTGTCTCTGAGGGAGAGCGTTCAGGTGTACAAGGATCACTGCAGGATGGCGAGAGAGTTCCACCAAGTCAAACATGAGATTGCTGTGCTTGAGGACCGCAAGTGAGGCCCAAATAAATTATCTCCATATTATTAATACTTGCActataaattgttttgttaaaaaaacacatggaaGATGTTGTGGTGCAATGGTCTGACTCCAGATCAAGAGGTTGCATGTTTAAATGACATCAGGATTACATGCTGAAAGCATGTTTTAACTTATGCACTGGCAGCTTTGTCTGTAGTCTTTTTTCCAGAGGTGGCATAGAAGGCAAAAGGAAAAAGGCTTTTTGACACTATCAGTAAAATAGCCTTTTAGATATGAAATTACTTTCTAGATGGAATACTATTAAATAATACtaattcaagaaaaaaacaaattaacaaattataatgaaaatagattttttttttttacattcactAGGTGTGTTTAACATGTAAACTTAAGAGGTTTAAGGCCACCCTTGCTAAAAATTTAAGCACTTATAGGACTGCAAGGCATTTTGGTTCAAAACGTCCACTAGATGGCACATGTTAAAAGCTTCCATACAGCATTTAGCGCATATTCCAGTGAGAGGATTACCCCAAAGATAATATTTGAACAGCTGGTGTGACATTGATTTCAGAtcagttttttattgttattgtttttaaattagaGACAAGATCAAGCATGTGTGACAAGTCAATGTAAACAGGGATGAGTGTGTTTATGAAGGCCGGATGTACTGTACACTGGGTTTCTCTGGTTGATTCTGGATCATATCAGGAGAAAGTAGCACCACTGCTAAGATGAAAATTACACCAACTGCAACCCTAATTAATAGAGTGACACCTGCTGTATGCTTTAATGcgcatatgtactgtataagcTTGCACATAAGCAGGGGtgtataacacacacactgtcccctGTGTCCTCAGCAGCTGTGGGTAGTCTTAGCAGAGGGATTTTCAAGGCCCTCACTGTTACCCCACCACCACACCTacgcacacaaacagacacgcacacacacaacccacaCCACTTGGCAGTTCCTAAATAGAGAACAGGAGGCAGACTCTGGTGGGATGAGTGCAGCTTTGAGTTTCGATAAGGAACGTGATGAGTCAGTACTGTAGAAACTCTTAGTTCTCTCTCTTTACGCTTTCGCTGATGCCCCCATCCaatgacacatacacacagtaaatCGGACACAcgcatttacagtaaattggTGATGGGCAAAACCATACAGGCTTTTACCCCGATACTAGAAATATATTGTAAGGTATTGATACAGATAAATATATTTCCATGGAAGAGaagatgttttcatattttatgccTTTTGTCACCGTTCTTTAACAGACGGGCATTACGCAATCAAATTTTTGTTACTTCCCATATGGGGAGGattacacagagagagagagtgttgtGTTTTGCCTCATACAGTGAAGTGTTGACAACAGGAACAACAGATTGAGTAGGGATTTTCCAAAATGCACTCAGTCTTCTTTTggccagaaaaaaacaagctcaTAGCTCTCATCTGTATCATGAATATGAACTCATATAACTATCTATTGGAGTTTTTACAAACTCCAATAAGTCCTCTAGTGCTCATGACCTGAATTTTATGCCATAAcataacattaacaaaaatgttgattttctcAAATTAAATAAGTGAGTTCAAAAAAGTCTTACTCAGACACTGAAATTACTCTGAAAACACTTGATGGAGTCAACCCTATGACTGCTTCCATCATGATACAAAGAGATTGCGCAATAAATACTCCCATTGTGACATCACtttcttttaaatcattaaCTTCCCTAGTGGAAGCTATTTGAGATGGTTTCAAATCTTTTGAGTTGTGGTCTCACAGGTGGTGTGAGAAATGTagaattaaaatgtataattttttttgGGATTCTCAGGTTTCTGGATGGATTCCTTTGAACTGAAAAAGCTCTCTTCCCCTTTTCCgttctctttctgtcacacaaacatacatgctTCAACTTGCATctaacaaaggaaaaaaaaaatctgtgcaaAAGTAATGCATCAGCACTAGTAAgcttttactgtaaatctgcCATCAAATTGTGAGAAGCTGTGCTCTGAATGCAGACTAATTACGTAACACCACAAAACACTTAAATCATGACTGGGAAATTGTAGATACAATAACTATACTCCCATCCCtttgtgtttgaatatgtgtgtgtgttgttaattACTAAATTCATGACTAAAGTTAGATTTATTGTGTCAGTTCAGATGCAATTACCATTCCTGGAATAGTAGGGAAATGTGTGAGAACTGGAAATGGATTGAGATACACATATCGTAGTTTCTagttcaagttttttttaaagatcattTCAAATGAATAGTCCATTGTGACCAACAGTTTGATTACACAGAAAAGACCAAAAGTTCATGACATGTCAATCTGAACTCAACAAGTTGATCCTTTCCATATGAATATAAGATTGTGGTTACTGTATTAAAtgagaaatgtgatttttactAAAAGTTCATTCATTAACTACTATattaaaacatgagaaaatgaaatCTTGTCAGAAATTTGATTTCATAAATGAACACTTATTCACCATCAAACAGAATGACTTCTATGGTCATTTTTCTTAATAtatgatttttatcttttagtCAAGAATTAAAGGTACAACCCAAGATCCAAATCTAAACAAAAGATAAGCTCCATTACCAAAATTTAAAACACTTGCAACCTGTTATCACTGGCATCGTATTACAAACTACAGAATAGTATAGAGCCAGTATAGTCATCGTCTTTCATAGTTATGTCATTAAAGCTTCACACAGCCTTTATTGTAGAATAGAGACTCAATTTCATGTTTGTTGATGCTGCTGTTATGTGACTTGGCACTTACCAGCTGtaatacaacactgacattcACACACTCTCGAGCATGAGGACATGACACACACGTTGTACACATACATGTGCTTACGCTGCTTTCCAAAGTCCAAAGGCTGATATCTACCCAGAGTGCAAACTCATTGTTAGGGGAAGCCAGGTCATACCAGCCTGGTCTACTTGCCAGCCAGGTCATACCAGCCAGGAGAAGGATGGGACGGTAAAAGTTATAGTTAGTTATTTCATACACAGATAAACGCCCAACCCACATTGGACTTACAAGAACCCAAAGTTGCAGTGGTGAAACATGTACAGGACACCCAACacttaaatcatcatataatgagaaataaaacatgaaatggaCTTTATCCTCAGTCTCACCTACatcaaaaaataacaaacaaagcCATTCCTCTTCATGTAGACCAGTAAACCTGCTTCTTTAGATAGCTAATGGTCATGTATCTGAGCACTGTACTTACAAAGATCTTTGAGATTTGGTTAAATTCGGCTTCAAATAAGGTTCTACACTGTAAAAAGGTTCTACACTGTAATAGTTATTCATGAGGGTTCATGTATACTACATTATGGTAGTAATTTAGGTTTTAGGATCAAACTTTCCTTATACACAAGGTACATTTTTGTGCTGTAATATTCATGATGCTGGCCCCAAAATGTCATTACCTACTTATTTCAGagctttgttgctttgtttctcATCAGCTAATAGTATtaagtagcagtagtagtagtagtactactGCTATTAAGTAGGAGTTTCTGTTTTTCCCTGGTCAGCCACTCCTGTAAGTTTACATTGTTTCAATGCTTGGTTTCTCTGCTTTCTTCCCAAATTCCAGAGACAGCTGGAGATTCTAAATTGCTCATAGTACTCATGTATGTGAAAGATTGCCTGGAAAAACACCGGTGAACTGGGAAGCTGTTAGGGGTGTTTCCCCTCCTCCAGTCAAGTGTATGCTGGGATGGTGTCCAGCTTTTTACAACATCTGAAAAGGATTAAACAGGAAGAgatgacaaaataatcaatgCCACAGTCAATTAGTTGTAGATTTTGGAGAAGTACTATAATGTTTTATGCATTCTCCTGTGAAATTTATTTGAAGATAAATTTAAAGGTTTGGCCCTGCTGCTAAAATCTTGATCTCACTTGTTCCTTGCAGACGTAAACTGCTGGCAGAGCTGGTGGAGGATGAAAAGGTGGCTGTGGAGATCGCCCGTCTAGAAGAGGAGTTCCGGCGTCTCACAGAGGAGAACCGCAACTTGGTGACTGTCCACAACGAGCGTGCTCAGCAGCTGGAGAGGCTCTGCCTGACCAATCAAACGAGGCAGGACTCCtcgtgacctctgacctccgcAGAACCTGAGACCTCCAGACATCCAGCTGACATCAGGCCAGAAAACCAACCGGAAATCAAGTCTCAGCTAGAGCTCATTCTACACAACTACAGTCTGTGAATCAGTTAGTTACACAGAAAGGCgctatgtttttttcatatgtCACTTGTATGAACCACAGACATAATGTCATCATCAGTGTGAAGCTGTTATAGACCACCTTTCTGGGTACTGTTATGTTATTATGTGATGTTGCAGAACTTTCCTGGTCGCTACTGCAATACCTCACAGTATATATTCATACAAATGTCAGCTGCTGTGAATGTGACCAGATATTCTGATATCTGTCTCAGGTCCTGTGGAGACTCAGATTTTTTACCTGAGGTCTGTGGAGGGAGCCAAAGGTGGTATGATGTGGTccaaatgttgtattttaaggAGTgtttcccctccctctccctctcagccGTGCACCCAACAACACACTTGCCCGTCAAGTTCCTGTTATGgtaaaaaaggaaatgagatgAGTGTTTGACACAGTGTCAGGGATTGGTAAATTGTAGCCATTTGTGAGGAACAGCATTTCGCAATAAGTATCTGCTGCGACACAACACTGTAAGAGTTGTACATTTTTTTGATGTAGCATGTCTCACACACCTGTAGAAGGAGAAGTATACAACAAGATAAACTGTTGCTTACAGCGTCCGCGTCTATTAATAAAATGCGTTTTATTTAACACCAGCTTCAGTTCCTTAGTTTCATTTCTCCAAGATGGTGCTCAtgtatttgttgtgtgttttatgatcATGTTGCAGCACTTACGTGGAAAAGGGAAgtagattgttttttttgtttgtttttttccatgaacAGATTAGCTCACTCTGGAATTATGAAACAGTCATCTGATTGGCCGGTTCAACTCTGGCAGGCTTCCCTCTTCCTTCTCAAATCATGTGACATTGGCAACAGTGCTCTGTAATGATGATCATTCCACAGTTGTACAGTGCTTACAACCCGGTAACTCCATTTTGAACACGTGATTTTTCTTCATACACAACTTTAAAGTTCAAagtttcatttcactgtttttctagTTGTATTAATGTACCTCTATAGCCATCCTATCACAgttattttatacatatttagaCTGCCAATATAACAGTTGGTGGTACCTCAAAAGcctaaaaaaaatctaaaatttaaaGATCACTTGAGGACAAATGTTGAATTATATTAGTCGTGTTGGTACTCCTTTTCAGCTGTTGACTTACTGTACCTCTGTGAGCAAgatatgctctctctctctctctctctctctctctctctctctctctctatctctctctctctctctgacacattaacaaacaacacacaacaaagacTTAGACTTGAACAGAGTTCACAGAAAGATTTGCTGATACctggaaaaacaacaagaagataTGTGACAACAAGGGCTGATTCACAAATATTCAtcattagaaaaaaacacaatagtctctttcttcttttaggCAGTTTCATTTGTCTTAATGCTCAACTTCTTGTGAAAATTCTGTGTCTAACTTTAGTCAAGTAAATccaaaagacaaaagacaataTCCTGTTTAAACACTGGGCTTATATACCCAACCTTCACCTTAATCTCTGAACTGCGTTCAGGGTAATTCTATAAAGAGATTTCCTGGGAAAAGCTTGTTAGTTTACCAGACACATCCAAGGGTGGGATTGGTATGGACGGGAAAACTGCTTGCTCATCCTTTATCAGCAAGAGTGCATGAGTCAGCGCTTGCTCTGTTACACCCAGAGTtgttgcaacacacacacacccacacacagacacacacacacacacactcacacacacacactccctctctctctctctctctctctcactcagtctctctctctctctgtttctctctctctccctccctcttacatactcacacacaggcCATATGACTGAGTCAAGTTCAGTTTTTAGTTTGTAGCCGAGTTGAGATAAGGCTTTCTGGGAAGTGTAGCCTGGTTGGACAGCATTCCATTTAGAAATAACCATGTGTGAACAGCTGGGACTCTCTTTAACACTGTAAGAAACCTGGATATATAAAGTCAGCTTTGTAAGGTAGGCaacttttctgttgttatttaaatgtatatctAATAAAAGTGATGTTACTTTTTTGGAACTGTCAAAGTCTGTCTAAGTGTGTATCCTGGTAGAGGAAAAGAAGttgattatttgtgtttatgtgtacatACAGATGTCCCTGATGGCCATGTCTGCCCCCCGGtcatctgtgtttacatttgagTCTACAGCACATTCCTCCCATGTGCTGCGTTGCCTGGACGAGCAGCGTTGCCGGGACACGCTGTGTGATATTACAGTAGTGGTGGAGGGTCAGAGTTTCAGAGCCCACCGCTCAGTGCTCGCTTCCTGTAGTGAGTACTTCACGCACAGGATCTCCTCCCAGACACAACATGGAGCAGTGATCACTCTGCCACAAGAGGTGAGATGTCACCTCATGATGCCATAAAAGTAGTCACACATAAGACTCACATGAATAGTGTGAGCAGTGTGtgaaagtaaagtgagaaaagTCACCAGAAGGATTATTTCCTCATGGTTGTACTCTTGACtgcataaaatgtatttcattaatttgtttatttttatgctaTTTAATCTAATATTTAGTAAAGACACAATTACTGACTACAGTTTGCAGAGTCGAAAAACCTTAAAGCGTAATGCTTATCCACATTAAAATCTCAGTGTTTCTGATTGGTTTCTAgtccacagaaaaacaaaacaaaacattattctGAAAGGGGACTCCAGTGGGGATTAGGTATAAAAATTAAAAGGTCATGCAGTTTAGCCTTTTTTATGGGGGAAAtgtatttcctgttattttaGCAATGCTAATTGGGCTTTTAAAATGACCAAATGGACCCCAATTTTAAAACTTAGTTTTCCTATTATTCCACAAGTACTGTATTTCTTTTACAAAACTCATTTGCCACTTAATCAAATGACATATTCATGTATTTCCTCCATTTTCTATGAAACTGCAAAAGCCACAGAAACTAGATTTTCATGGTTACATGTACTGGTTTCTGAGCCAGAACTTTATTTCCTTAAACATTTGTAGTCAAAgcagatttattttcacatctgGGCCTTTAGTATTTTATGCATGCTTATGATATATTAAATTTAATGAAGATCAATCCTATTACCATTGCTATCCCTGAGTACATACAAGAAGATATGAAGTGTTCATGTATGTCATTTGTCCTCTTTGCCTCACAGGTGACAGTTGCTGGATTTGAACCTTTGCTGAAGTTTGCCTACACTTCCAAACTACTCTTTGGGAAAGACAATGTCTTAGAAATACAGAACTCAGCCTCTATTCTTGGTTTCAGAGACCTAGACGAGGCGTGCTTTGATTTCCTCCTCCCTAAATTCTTCTCTGCTAGCCAGGGCTCTGCCCCTTTTCCAAGAAAGACCTGCTGTAAGAAGAAATGCAAGAGGCGATTATCAAAGGAATACTGTGCTATAAACTCTGATGATGTGCTGTTGGATGAGAAAGAAGTAAAACCAGTTGCTGACTCATCATCTCAGCAGGAAGTGGCCGGGCTCGGTAACAAATCAGTGAACAGAAAAATGGGAAGTCAGAACAGTACGGGCACTCCTACACCTGTAGCTGAAGGGACAAAGGATTTTATGCAGTGCCCAAAGTATCGCAAGTTCCAGCTAGCTTGTGGGAAGGAAACCTTTGTCACAGAGAAAAGCCTGAGCAATCCAGTAACAGTAACCAAGAATGACTGTGACCTACCTTGCTCAACCTACTGCAGCACGGCAAACAGTAAGAATGAAACAGAAAGGAATGAGGTAGAATTCCCTAGAGAGAGTCTCTCAAATCCGTCCAGGGAGAGCAAAGGGGAGGGCAATGGGTCATGGAAAGCTGAAATACATGACATGAGCACAGAGGGACACAGGGGCAGATGGGCGGTTGTGGTTAAGAAAGACACACATGAAAGagtggaaaaggaggaaagagaggtgGATATTGTGAAGATGGAGAAGGAGATGGAGCATACCACTGCACTCACCTTTTCAGAAAGATCCAATGGCAAGGCAGTCTCCTCAGGGCCAAGCACAGTGCCAGGTGAGAGGTCACCAGGGTTAATATTACACCATTGCCCCCTGGAGGCCACTGGTGAGGACCCTGCAATCAGTGGGTCACTGGGGGAAAAGAGGCTTGCCATAGACATTgcagagggaaagaaaacaagGGATTCTGTTGTACTAGAGCCAGTATCCATTCATCGACAGGCAGAGCAACAGGTAGAAACTGAGGGGAAAAGGGCAGATGATGAGATAGAGACTGCCTGGCAAGAAAAAGGACAAGGCAGCATGGAGCGAGCGGCCCTGAAAGTGAATAATGGCAGAAAGGTGGCTGAGCACCTGGCTCAGTGGCTGGGGTCCAATCCGCCCTCTTCTCATCTGAACTTCCAGGACCCTGATGCAAGAAGTTCCTCTGATACAGGGTGCAGACAGTTGCAGAGCACATCTTTAGAATGGCTGCAGATGAATCTCAGCTCCACAAGCACCGGTTGCCCATTTCTCCAGGATTTGGACCAAAGCAAATGTTTATGGAAGGGAGCTGGGTCTGAGTGCGAGGTGGCATCTCAGTCAGGTGTGTCATCCCTCAACTCAGGGGAGGATGGAGActcagagacagagggagacagtGAGTCCTACACAAGGGAGAGGGCCAGGCAGGTGAGCACCATGACTCAGTATAAAATCTGctgagactctgcagctctgctctgtccTACTAAATATCAGCCCTGCTGCCACGTAACTGTGAAGTTCACATTGTGCTGTATCAATAAGCACCATTGAGCTCACCCTTCCTGTAGATTAAATTGCTATGTTTGTTTTAGATAAGAGTTTAAGTACATTGTATCAAATGAGCGCTTGCAATCGTGCAACAGAAAGCAGAATCGTTATGGTGATAAAGTTAATTATTCACCCAAGTAGAGAtgatgtgtgcatatgtgtgttttgtgccaATGTGTATGCATCTTGCTAATTGGCTCAGAGTCCAACTCAGCAGAACTTGGCAGCTCAGCCTGTTGAGttagcaacacaaacaacaggtTGTTTGTACCACCAGTAGTCATTGTGGAATCTCTCATGTTACTGTACAAATTTCTCACTTGGATTTGACTGAAAGTATGAACAGAGCAGTGAGTGTCCAGACAAAGCTAAGGTCATCTCAGAGCTTTTATTTACTC
Proteins encoded in this region:
- the bach1b gene encoding transcription regulator protein BACH1b; its protein translation is MSLMAMSAPRSSVFTFESTAHSSHVLRCLDEQRCRDTLCDITVVVEGQSFRAHRSVLASCSEYFTHRISSQTQHGAVITLPQEVTVAGFEPLLKFAYTSKLLFGKDNVLEIQNSASILGFRDLDEACFDFLLPKFFSASQGSAPFPRKTCCKKKCKRRLSKEYCAINSDDVLLDEKEVKPVADSSSQQEVAGLGNKSVNRKMGSQNSTGTPTPVAEGTKDFMQCPKYRKFQLACGKETFVTEKSLSNPVTVTKNDCDLPCSTYCSTANSKNETERNEVEFPRESLSNPSRESKGEGNGSWKAEIHDMSTEGHRGRWAVVVKKDTHERVEKEEREVDIVKMEKEMEHTTALTFSERSNGKAVSSGPSTVPGERSPGLILHHCPLEATGEDPAISGSLGEKRLAIDIAEGKKTRDSVVLEPVSIHRQAEQQVETEGKRADDEIETAWQEKGQGSMERAALKVNNGRKVAEHLAQWLGSNPPSSHLNFQDPDARSSSDTGCRQLQSTSLEWLQMNLSSTSTGCPFLQDLDQSKCLWKGAGSECEVASQSGVSSLNSGEDGDSETEGDSESYTRERARQVQLPFSVDWIVDLSRNDFQQLLKQQVFTREQLEFVHDMRRRSKNRLAAQRCRKRKLDCIYNLQCEINKLKTEREKLMTEKSNLSQMKLRARHSVSDLCQRVCSEANLQPEQLQVLAKYTSPDCPLSSFFPHIDSLLLRHPQAAFSASAMGHDKYMASEEASSSSSRDTGTGDSQDSGAN
- the map3k7cl gene encoding MAP3K7 C-terminal-like protein translates to MITSTRRVSPDKSEVRIAFSLDNTSDVKDVEDLSQTFPDLEQRLQPVPPCVSLRESVQVYKDHCRMAREFHQVKHEIAVLEDRKRKLLAELVEDEKVAVEIARLEEEFRRLTEENRNLVTVHNERAQQLERLCLTNQTRQDSS